Part of the Acomys russatus chromosome 19, mAcoRus1.1, whole genome shotgun sequence genome, TTTGCATAAAGACAACAATCAGCGTCAGTATGAGGCTGAACGGAACAAGGAGCCAGAGCAGAGAGCACCTGAGCGCCTGGAAAGTCTGCTGGAGAAACGAAAAGAGGTGAGGAAGGTTCCTGgccccttccctcttccagcTTTCATTTTCTGCTGCCCAGACCTCAGCAGGCTCTGTCACTTCTCTCAGTAAGCACAGGTCTCAAGCAGCCTTTCAGATAAAAAATAATAGGGACTGGCAACATGAGCATTGTGTTTTCCTCTTGTTTGGGGGACATTGGCTCGCAGATGTTTAGTTTGGAATAAAGTTAGAGTTCTGTATTTCACTTTCCATTGGTCTGCAAGGTTTATCAGTAGTGTTTAAATGTTATACTGGCGTGCCAAGTTAAGTTTGAACTTAATATTAAATGTAGAGTGTCAGTTATCATAGGAGTGctgaaaaacaacaaatgctAAGGCCAGATTACTGGGAGGTGGAGAGAACACACACCTTCCGGTCACCCTTGGATATAAATTTTGTTCTGATAACAAAACAAGGCTCTCTTTCTTATTGAGGGCCTATCTAACTTCTAAAActtgagtttctttttaaaagagtaataCTTTTTAGATGGGTAGGGAATGGGGCACATGGGAGGAATTGTGAGAAGGGAAagaatataaccaaaatatattgtatgaaaattcttaaataaaaaaataagacgGCAATACTATCTTTTACTCAATTTAAGTGAATGAATTGGTTACCCAGCCACAGTtagtttggctttgttttctttgtggtaggcttttctttgttttgttttttttgtttgtttgtttgtttgttttcttttgttttttgtggtagGCTTTTCATCACTTTCATAGatacctgacagaagagaaacagtCCAAGGTAGGGAAGTTTCAGACATTTCAGTCAATATTCAGGTAGTTCTGTGGCTTCATGCCTTTGTTGAGGCTGAGTATTGTAGCACAGAGATTCTGATAGGGCAGGATGACCCACCTTAGAGaagatgcagagagaggaggggagaagggtcGGGGGACAatctgtttttttcaagacatgaccCCAGTGACTAGCATCATCCAActaggccatacttcctaatagtCCATGTAGCTATGGACTCATCTATGGATTAGTCCATCGATGAAGATAGAGCCCTTAGGATCCAGCCACCTCATAAAGGTCCATCAGCTGGCAACCACACCTTTATATATGACTCTTGGGATGAGGCATGTTTAGATATAAACTATAAAACTTTTGGCAGCCATAGCCCTAGGAAAACAGTTTAGACTGATTAAACTTTAAATAGCAGTGTCTGAGTCAAACACTGATATACCTATCATGTGTTCCTTGCTAGTATCTGACTCTCCTCCACCTTGAGATTGGTAGGACATAGCATGTCTAACTTTATCTATTGACGATTTTTCTAATCCTCATTAAAAACAATTGTTTCTCTGCTATATAATAAGAGAAGGAAGTATTTAACACTGTGCatttatctccccccccccccccccccccgcttgctTGATCTTTTTCTGTGGCACTGAAAATTGAATCCAAGACCACACGCCTGCCAAGTAGGCACTGTTACTGAGCTGAGCCAGCCTGAGAAGCACACTTTGTGTTACTCCATTCTCATTGGCTGTTTTTCACCGTCGGGATGATACTAAAGGCTTACACATACTAAGATCTATCTAGGATTTTCAATTATGTGTCATAGACCCACACTAGGTCTGCAGGTTCTCTTTCTGTGGTTTCAATTTCTCACAGTCAATAAAGTAGCTGGCCAtgtctttagtcctagcactcaggagacagaggcaggaagatctctgaattggaggccaacctgatctacatagccagttctaggccagccaaggataaatgataaggccttgtctcaaaaaacaaacaacaacaacaaacaacaaagcacgTTAAAACTTGTCAGAGAGAAGATGACTTCAACAGAGACcaaagttggttttttgttgttgttgtttgtttgtttgtttttgttttttgagacaaggtttctctgtgtagccttggctgtcctggactcgctttgtagaccaggctggcctcaaactcacagtgatcagcctgcctctgcttccctactgctgggattaaaggcgtgcgccaccatgtctggcgaGACCAAAGTTTATATAACGTTATTTTTGTTACTCTGTGTAATTTACAAACTACTTTCTCATAGGCGCACACGTGCATAAATGCATAATACAGGTTGGACATCCTTAATCTGAAAATCTGAATTCTGAAATGCTTCACAAAACTCTTGGAGCAATAATATGACActcagaaaattttcattttggaGAGCATTTTAGATTTGGATTTGGAAATTCTGTTTCCAATGAATAAAGTCTGTACAAATATTCCAAAATCCAAACACTGTAATCTATAACACTGCCAATCCCATGAattttatataaagatatatttaacTTATGTGGATGGTATTTGATGCTATCTGTAGTTTAAGTATTGCTTGCGAGTCTTTGGGTATGTTTTCTATGAAAAGCAAGACGCACTACTGTGAgtcttttttcttactttctggaCTGTTCACCAGCTGTCATTCACCTTTAGCCTCCCTACTATTactgtttcttctgttcttttgtgAATGTGTATCAACCCTTCAGTCTGCTTCTCtataatatactttatttttctttacagtatTTCCTTACTTCCTTGACTTCCCAGAATGAGACAATACCTAGATTCTAgccccatttaaaaaaacaaaaaacttctctCCAAACCAATGCATCTTATCACCAGTGGTctttcctcagtttctcctttacAGACACatcttttaaatgtgaaaaacTTAAGACATTATAGAAAACATCTGTAACAAAtgccatgtgtatgtatatatgtatatatggtattTATCTACTCAcatatatacccaaataaccacacacagaGTCTAGGATCTGTTTAATTAGTGTGTAGCACAGTGTTGTGCAGTAGCTACTCCATCCTGACCCTCCAAGTCAGTACAGCCCCATCCTGAttcccactttatacttgttTACTCACACCCTAGGCCCAgctcatccctcctctccctcctgcccttcctcctcccctcactgcaccaggatgtcccaccctgtTCTCTGGTATTGTTGAGCATTGCCTAGTTGGcatttattggcaatacagagaaggAATGatggcatgtttacacaaacctgagactggagatacttagaataaacatcacagtgcAGTGTCTGGATtgaaccagatagtggggtagagaaatcagcattagAATGAATAagcagtccacaagaacattatgccaacaacatgaaataatgttttaaattttcattttcccaaTTAATCGTAGTCAAAAACATAACTGTGAGTTAGGTATGACTAGAATAACCCCACTGaggatggatttttaaaaagatttgtttttatttatgtgtatctatgtgtttgTGCCCAGAGGtgtccagaagaggatgttagatcctctgtagctggagttacagatgtttttgAGCcaccaacatgggtgctgagaactgaacttgtgttctctggaaaagcaatatgtgctcttaaccactgagttatctctccagtccccggAGACATGGTGTTCTACCAACACAAAGCAACCGTTCAGGCATTAAACTATACACCTTCTTCTGGAGTTAGAAGGGAATGTCAGCTGTCTGGCTTACACTGTGTGTCCTTCAATATACAGAAAGTGCGTAGAAGTTTGTGTCTGTGGCGTTATGCTGTTGAGGTACACCAGGGCTAGACTCGACCGTGTTTCTTCCTCTAGTTTGAAGAGAACCAGGAGGACATAGAGGGGATGATGAACGCCATCTTCAGAGGAGTCTTCGTGCATCGCTACAGGTGCGCCACCTACAGACTCCGCCGAAGCCTCTAGGGCATGGCCTTTCCAGTTCTCAGTTAAGTGCCTAGTTCCAGGactgctggagctggagtgaaAACTGACAGATGTGTTAAACTAGTTAAGATCTGGTTTATCCCTGCCTACAAAGGATCTTGTGAGTTCTTCTGGGAAGGAAAATCAGAGATCAGGCTGTCACTAAGGATTCTCCTCCTCCTGACCTTGCCCAAGTCCTAGCCCTTCCTCCTGTGTTTCTAGAGTTGGAGGTTTGAGCAGACAAGGGCAGACACCTGAAAGGTGGCTTTCCTGAGGCATGTCTGGATCAGCAAGCCTTTTTATAGCCTACCCCGTGGTTTCACTGTGGTAAGGATAGGGGAGTTTTACAGAGTTTGAAGAAACGGTAGAATTAAGTCTTAGCTGTTTTATAATTAGAGTACTTATAGTAGTGTCTCATATTTGTCTAGATTTCAACTTCTGATTCTTTAGAACTTTAATCATTTCTTGAGTGGAATTGAGAAACAGCACACTTTAGCTTTTAAAGGAGTATGGAGATGCAGTTATATAAACTTAAACTATCTCATATGCTGATTAAAGAAGATTTGATTTCATATATCTTGTACATTTACTTGGTAATGAGGAAATGAAAGGCCTAGTACCCGCTGTTTGTCACAAATATAACTTCTTTGAGTGTTAGACCAAAAAGTAACTTTTGAAGAGAAGTTAATATGTCAGTTTGTCCCTGTCTAGGGACATCCTTCCTGAGATCCGTGCTATCTGCATTGAGGAGATTGGGTGTTGGATTCAAAGCTACAGCACCTCCTTTCTTAATGACAGCTATCTAAAATATATTGGCTGGACTCTGCATGATAAGGTAAGGTCAAGTCCACCTCCTTCTCGTGCTACCTGCTTTTTCTAACCTATCCCAAAACACTTTACCTCTTCTtgctccaccatataaacatTTCATACAGTGACCAATGATCTCCCAATCTAGATATTGAATATTGATATTACTTTATTGCTGTGGAGGGTAGTAtaaaacagaagggagaaaacATTCAGGAGTCAGAATACCTTTGAAACCGTTTATGTTATAGAGGAAGGTATTCCCCATGAAACTGCAAGTTGGTGATGGTAACACAAATGCCAGAGTGCTTTTCATCACGAGTGTCCAGTTCTTCTGTGAGTCTTTTGTGTTTTCAGTGAGAAGACAGCTCTTCACTGTTACTTACATTCTAAGAGTCCTCAATGTAGACATCACGCATGCCCAGAATGAAGGAAAATGAGGGGCTTTTGGACTCTCTGTGGTGATCACTTGTCAGCCATGTTttccttctcctgtctccttcctcaaCAGCACAAGGAAGTCCGCCTGAGGTGTGTGAAGGCTCTGGAAGGGCTGTACGGCAACCAGGAGCTGACCACACGCATGGAGCTATTTACCAGCCGCTTCAAGGTAAGAGGGGGCAACATTCCCAGGCTTGGCTCTTTGCTGTGGCTCCCGTTTCCCCACCCCAGGCATTTCCATCTTGTTTCTAGCAGACTGATAGCTATTATGGGTGTAGCTCCTGCTCCCTCTGCGTTAGGAGTTTCAAATCTCAGGAGACTGTGATGTCTTGGAATGGCTGCAGTGAGAGATTGGATGATGTTCTTTGCACAGGACCGAATGGTTTCCATGGTCATGGACAGAGAGTGTGAAGTGGCAGTGGAGGCCATCAAGTTGTTGACCCTCATCCTGAAGTGAGTTGTGGGAAGAGGGGAGACTTGCCTTTATTTTATAGCCTCCAACAAGCCCCCCAAAGTTCTTTCCCCCAGCCTGTTACAGTCGACCCTTCCTTGTGTGCTGATGGGAAGACAAGGGGCACTTCTCCACCTTTCCATACTCCTCTTCCCGACTCTTCACTTAGACAGTGTCTGTGAGTCGTGTCCTTGTAGGTGCTGCCTTGTTTTGTTCTGCCCATGGCTGTGTGAGAAGACCATCACACACACGTTCTCCATTGCTCTTGACAGAAACATGGAAGGCGTGCTGACCAATGCAGACTGTGAGAAAATCTACTCTGTTGTATACATTTCTAATCGTGCCATGGCCTCTTCTGCAGGGGAGTTTGTGTACTGGAAgtgagtggtgtgtgtttgtCACACTGTCCTTTCTCTCACCTCTCTGCTCCACCAAGGGACTTATTGAAATTATTGAagtctctcttgtctctttttctcttctctcctatgGGATGTCCTCCTTACTTGTCCTTTTGTCCTTCTTCCCATGCTGTGCTCTTTGCATGTATCCATCTTACCAGGATCTTCTATCCTGTGTGTGGGGTGAAAGCAGTAAGTGACAGGGAGCGACGCCGGAATCCACAAGCTCAGAGGACTTTCATCTGTCTTTTACTGGCCTTCTTCATGGAGAGTGAGGTAATGTAGGAAGGGGTGTTAGGCTCCAGACCAGAAGTAAAGGACATGATGGACAGTGGGTGGGAGAGCCCTACTTACTAAGAGCCAGTTGCTGGAGCAGTCTGATGTGGCATTGGAAGATATCTTACTGGAACCTTCTTTCACAGCATCACAACCATGCTGCTTACTTAGTAGACAGCTTGTGGGACTGTGCAGGGTCTTACCTGAAGGACTGGGAGAGTCTGACGAGCCTGCTGCTACAGAAAGACCAGAGTGCGTGCCACATGGTAGCTGGGGTTGGGTGTCTTGAATTTCTAAGTGTGAAACTGAGCAGTttgggcttattttattttaatttttgcctgACTTGGAAAAAGCAGCAGAggtgtttggggaggggataTGGATGTAGAGGGTGGTTAGTCTGTGGTTTTATTTGATCCTCTTTCTATCCCAGATCTGGGTGATATACAGGAGAGAATGCTGATAGAAATCCTTGTATCCAGTGCCCGGCAAGCTGCAGAGGGTCTTCCACCAGTGGGGCGCATCACTGGAAAGAAGGTAGGCGCGAGGGTGGGTTAGTAGGTCAGAAGCACTGGAGCTGGGTGGTTATTGGCGGTCCTCACCTCTACATTCTGGGTTAGggccctccttcttttcctctgagTACCCTATCTTCAGCTAAAAGACATCCTGAAGGGAGCAGAAGTGTGTGCAGATACACCCAGCCTTTGTACCTAGTGCTTCTTCATAGTTTTCCACTCCCAATAACTAATCCTAGAGTCTGACTGCCAAAGAACGCAAGCTTCAAGCATATGACAAAGTGAAGCTGGCAGAGCACCTCATCCCTCTCTTGCCCCAGCTCCTGGCCAAGGTAAGAGCCGCTTGTACAGCCCAGGGTATACATGGGTAATGGACCAACCCCAAGGTAGGATGGAGAGTGGATTGGCCTCTTGTCTAATTAACAGAACCCCTTCTCCACTGTAGTTCTCAGCAGATGCAGAGAATGTTGCTCCCCTGCTCCGACTGCTCAGTTACTTTGACCTCAGCATTTACTGTACTCAGCGCTTGGAGAAGGTGAGTAGGCAGCAAGACCATTTCTTAGGCCGTCTTGCTCCCCTGCTTAGGTTAAGGATTCTTCCAGTATCTGGGTTTTTTTCTACAAGGCCCCGGGTTCAGGAAGATTCTATAGACCCATGCTTTTTATATATCTCATCCTTAAGCGTCACTACTTCTGTCTTCCTGTGTCACTCTTCAGCCTCTATTCTACCATACCTTGTCTCCCTATTAGCACTTGGAGCTGCTTCTGCAACAActacaggaggtggtggtgaAGCACATAGAGCCTGAGGTGCTTGAAGCTGCAGCACATGCCCTTTATCTGCTCTGTAAGCCAGAGTTCACCTTCTTCAGCAGAGTGGACTTTGCCCGAAGCCAGCTAGTGGATCTTCTGACTGATAGATTCCAGCAGGAGCTTGATGACCTAATGCAGGTGGTGTTAAACGGGAGGGTACccagggagggtgagagagggcCGGGATTAATGATGAGTTCTTGAGAAACTCTTTCTGTGAGCTTCTTTGTTCCTCAGTCATCCTTCCTAGATGAGGATGAGGTATACAGTCTGACAGCCACTCTGAagcgtctctctgccttttacaagtgagcagctctcctgcccccttccctttctcctaatGTTGATGGAGTTGATTGCCTCAGAAATGTCCTAACATAATAGTTAATTCTCTCTCCTTACAGTGCTCATGACCTGACTCGCTGGGAAATCTCCGAACCATGTTCTCGACTCCTTCggaaggctgtggatacaggaGAAGTTCCTCACCAGGCAGGTGATGGGTTggacacagagaggcagggcaggtgaCTCTCAGAACCTGTGTCCTGGAAGCCACCTGCCCCCTTGCCCAAGCAGCCCCAGTCCTATGGTGTGTAGTAGACATAGGGAGGAAGGTCAGGTGGGGTTATCACTTCTGTTACTCTCTGAGGTAGACTGGAGGCTTTGGAGTTTTTGGGAGCCAAGGAGATGTTGAGGAATTCTAGGAGACTGAATATACCAGGAACATGTGACATTTCTTCCTAGGCTGTAAGCCTCTGGACATTGTccaaaataatcttttttgttttactcaGAAAAGGAATTATTTCCCTGGTTTCATAgcgcgtgcgctctctctctctctctctctctctctctctctctctctctctctctctctctctctctctcctctcccccctccctccccccctctccttttttctttttttgcgatgatgtttggtgttttgcctgtttgtttgtttttgttttgttttgagacagggtttttctatgtagtcttctctgtactggaacttgctatgttgacTAGGAAGGTCTCAGGCTCTCAGAGATCTTCgtgtccctgcttcctgagtgtcacttcagcttctctcttcttcctgaccgTGTAAGAGCACTGACACCCTCACTCTTGTTCTCTAGCCGCCTGATCTGACTCAAACCCCACTTTCCTGACATTTTGTGGTTACAGGTGATTTTGCCGGCCTTGACTCTTGTATATTTTTCCATTCTCTGGATAGTAACTCACATTTCAGAGTCTACTTCCCAAGTGAGTGTGGGTTTGAGGAGGAGACTGGGACTGGAGGAGCCTGAGCCTTCACTCCTCTAAAAGCAATCTGATCCTTTTACAGAAGCAGCTGATGAGTCTGAAGGAAAGAATGGTGGCCTTCTGTGAGCTCTGCCAGAGCTGCCTCTCAGACGCGGACGCAGAGATCCAGGAGCAGGTGAGCATGTCCTGCAGTTGGAGGAGACTTCTCCAGGAAGATGAGCTATGTAATCTTGTGTAAGTATTCTCATTTCTAAattgtccttttcttccttccacaaCAGGCTTTTGTCTTATTAAGTGACCTGCTTCTCATCTTCAGCCCTCAGATGACTGTAGGGGGGCGGGATTTCCTTAGGCCTCTTGTATTTTTTCCGGAAGCTACTCTGCAGTCGGAACTAGCCAGCTTCCTCATGGACCACGTCTTTCAACAGCCTGGAGAATTGGGCAATGGTACAAGAGCTGTAGGCCCAGAGCTTAGGAAGGGTTTGGGGTTGAGCCTGGCTACAGTCTCTTGTGCAGGAGGCCTAAGCCTGTGTCTGGTTCTGTGTTTGCTGGGCAGGTCAGTCCCAGGAGGACCATGGCCAGATAGAGCTTCTGCACCAGCGGCGCCGGCTGCTTGCAGGGTTTTGCAAGCTGCTGCTCTACGGGGTATTGGAGCTGGATGCAGCCTCAGACGTGTTTAAACACTACAACAAGGTACAGCAAGACCCCACAGCCATGGCTTCAAACACTGCAGCATTGAAGGAAGTCAGCGGCTGGGGGACAATCTGACAGGATcaggctttttaaagaaaagtaggaaaaaaCAGCAGTAGGAGTTtagaaaaaaggacaaagaaaagagatATGGGGGTAAATACTTAAGGAGAAAAAGCTATTGAGACTTTCCTTGGCTGAGAAATACCCTATTTTTCCAATTCCGaaatctgttttctctgctttaaaCCTAATCTACAGGACAGaacattagagaaaaaaatgggaaaaatgaaaaaaaaaatatatgtatgtgtgtatgtatgtatatacatatgtatgtatgtatgtatatgtatatatatgttatcATGTATGTGTAGCTAACTCAATTTCCTCAGCTTGCCATTGTATCCCCCTCTACTTACTGAGCATCTGCAGTGTACCAGACATACCAGGCACTAGAACAGAGCAATGAACAGCACAGAAACTCTTGTTCTACAGAACTCTAGACGGGTGGGGAGGGACGTGTAGGCTCCAGTATTGTCTGAGGGTAGGTATTAGTGCCCCACTCCTTTTCTCCAACAATTGGGTTCAACCAATTTTGgcctttagtttttatttttagtaagtttggcttcttttttatatttttttaaatttaattttaatttatgtgcattggtgtgagggtgtcagatcttggagttagaaacagttgtgagctgccatgtaggtgctgggaattgagccagggtcttctgaaagagcagttggtgctcttaaccactgagccatctctccagcccgtaagtttggtttcttttggaTAATGCACTATTAGAGATGAGGATAGTCTGAGTTATTTATGCTCAGGTTACTCTTTTCCTACCTGAGGATCAGTGGGAGGGTGATtaggcaagaaaaggaagaaatcagagaTCCCCCCCCCCAGTAGCTAATGTTAaccttcttcatttcctctccctTAGTTCTATGAAGACTATGGTGACATTATCAAGGAAACATTAACTCGAGCAAGACAAATTGACCGATGTCAGTGCTCTCGGATCCTGCTCCTGAGCCTAAAGCAGGTGCTCTTACATGGAGGCCTCACAACTGTGGCATACTCTTCCTAGATACCCACCTCATTGTCCAGCCTCAGCATTTTAGGGATAATGctgcaagattttatttttaatcactttataggCTGAGCCcagccccctttttcttttccaagtccTGTCCTTacacccctccctccacttcccccctcaccttctcagagaaggggatgcCCTCAAAGAGGTACTAGCCCACCCTGACATctcaagtcacagtaggactaagtgcatcctctcccactgaggcctgacaaggcagcccagctaggggaaagggatccagaggtaggcaacagtcagagacagcccctacacccattgttaggggacccacatgataaccatgctgcacatctgttacatatatgtaggaggTCTAAGTTCAGCCCttgaatgctctttggttagtggttcagtctctgtgagccccatggcccaggttaattgactctgtaggtcttctcatgttgtccttgacctctcttggctccctctatcctttctcccactaTTCCAGAAATTTTCTTGACTCTCATTTTTCATGACAGGATTCTTCATACCTCATAAACCCTGTCTTAGTCATTGT contains:
- the Stag3 gene encoding cohesin subunit SA-3, with protein sequence MPTLWSPSSQLHGSSEGTVASPVQNSVGSTQMALSPCSSISLPCDDRDSPDTAECPSVSTTEDSDFEESSRCKVKKRAAKGPPRAAPVAKHRKKQSQVVPSRNGINESVLPTNDLFDAVKAAKTCMQALVDEWLENYKQDENAAFLELVNFFIRSCGCKSTVTSEMFKTMSNSEIIQHLTEQFNEDSGDYPLTAPGPSWKKFQGSFCEFVKTLVYQCQYSLLFDGFPMDDLIALLIGLSDSQVRAFRHTSTLAAMKLMTSLVKVALQLSLHKDNNQRQYEAERNKEPEQRAPERLESLLEKRKEFEENQEDIEGMMNAIFRGVFVHRYRDILPEIRAICIEEIGCWIQSYSTSFLNDSYLKYIGWTLHDKHKEVRLRCVKALEGLYGNQELTTRMELFTSRFKDRMVSMVMDRECEVAVEAIKLLTLILKNMEGVLTNADCEKIYSVVYISNRAMASSAGEFVYWKIFYPVCGVKAVSDRERRRNPQAQRTFICLLLAFFMESEHHNHAAYLVDSLWDCAGSYLKDWESLTSLLLQKDQNLGDIQERMLIEILVSSARQAAEGLPPVGRITGKKSLTAKERKLQAYDKVKLAEHLIPLLPQLLAKFSADAENVAPLLRLLSYFDLSIYCTQRLEKHLELLLQQLQEVVVKHIEPEVLEAAAHALYLLCKPEFTFFSRVDFARSQLVDLLTDRFQQELDDLMQSSFLDEDEVYSLTATLKRLSAFYNAHDLTRWEISEPCSRLLRKAVDTGEVPHQVILPALTLVYFSILWIVTHISESTSQKQLMSLKERMVAFCELCQSCLSDADAEIQEQAFVLLSDLLLIFSPQMTVGGRDFLRPLVFFPEATLQSELASFLMDHVFQQPGELGNGQSQEDHGQIELLHQRRRLLAGFCKLLLYGVLELDAASDVFKHYNKFYEDYGDIIKETLTRARQIDRCQCSRILLLSLKQLYTELMQEHGPQGLTELPAFIEMRDLARRFALSFGPQQLHNRDLVVMLHKEGINFSLSDLPPAGSSHEPPNLAFLELLSEFSPRLFHQDKQLLLSYLEKCLQRVSKAPSHPWGPVTTYYHSLRPVENTAEASPQGPPHSKKRRVEGPHRPREEEPSSQEESLQLNSGLSTPTLTSTAVKRRQSLRPLGKRQKGRPGPGLEPTCSQQLSGSQRLKMSSAQCSQIRCDPSGSGLGRQLTRLSLMEEDVEEELGLLDESYEEWQSGDKLLRSPSPSEHGLDLLDTTEMNMEDF